A stretch of DNA from Flavobacteriaceae bacterium MAR_2009_75:
AAGGTTCTCATATCTTGAAAATAGGAGCTGATAATCAGTATGACGATTCATATGATTTTAATTTGGACGATGCATTAGGTGTTACTGGCGCCTATGTTTTGGCTTGGAGACCAGCTGCTAATGGTAAAGCAGTTTTAGCTTACCGTCACGACGGATCTGAAGAAGGCGTTGCCGGGCCACAAGGCTTTTTTGCCCTAGTAGATCTTAATGCTCAAACCGCCACTAAAATAGATGAGATTCCTTATGAAACGGATTTCTATTTGTTCCAGTACCAAAGTTTTGCGGTAGACGGAAACGAAATCTATCTTACCGAAGCCCCTGTTGGGAAAGACGGAAACATTTATATTGTAGATACAGAGACCGGCGCAGTTACCAAAGGTGCTAAATTGGTCAATACTACAGGCAGTCACTTTATCGGTGCGTGGTAAAATATATATGATCATTCTTATTTAAGAATAATCCTGTATTTGAATAAGAAAGGGTTCTTTTAAGCTATTGCTTTTAAGAACCCTTTTCTATTTCTGTCAGTTAACAAATTTGTAATGAGTTGAGGCAACAATTTTTGATTCTATTTTTTCAAGTGCTTCCCTCCATTTGGTGGAGTATAGAGCAAGGTTTAAGGCAATATGATTCACACCAGTTTAATTAAGTTTTCAAGATTACCGACCAACTGATGCCCCTTGATCAATTGTCAGTTTTTGATAAAAGGGTAAGCGCAGGTAATCTATCCATAGGTGGTATGTTTAGCATACCATTCCAATGATAACCTACTGCAATCGATCATCTGTATTTTTAGTTGTAGCAAATTTTATTATAATATGATGTTGTCATTTAGCGATACAAGCTCCTCGATTTTACTACTGTTATAAGCATCAGCATGTGCTGTCGCATACGATCCTTTATCGTTGTCAAAATACTGACCTGTTTTTGCTAAATCTGTCATACTTAAATCGTACAGTATGTCAACTCCTTTATCTGCAGGAGACCAATGCTGCCCGTAAGCTTCTTTTGCCATTTTGGTATTTAATAATGAACCCGGATTTACCGCCACTACCGTGATTAATGGTTCTTGTTCCGCTAAATAAAAACTCCACATTGTTAATGCCAGTTTACTTTGTGCGTAAGCTTCATTGGCACCCAATGCTGTTTTACCTTCTAATGCCTGTAAGTTTATGGTAGATTGCGCAGCAGAACTTAGATTTACAATTCGTGCAG
This window harbors:
- a CDS encoding short subunit dehydrogenase; translation: MKHILITGSTDGIGKLLALRLAKEGHFVAIHGRSDAKLAATLKEIKKQSNNENVIGFLADFSNVNAVKKMAEEVAEKMPVIDVLVNNAGVLMTNSNSGATDIRFVVNYFAPYVLTNGLLPNIKASKTARIVNLSSAAQSTINLQALEGKTALGANEAYAQSKLALTMWSFYLAEQEPLITVVAVNPGSLLNTKMAKEAYGQHWSPADKGVDILYDLSMTDLAKTGQYFDNDKGSYATAHADAYNSSKIEELVSLNDNIIL